Proteins from a genomic interval of Bombus affinis isolate iyBomAffi1 chromosome 14, iyBomAffi1.2, whole genome shotgun sequence:
- the LOC126924077 gene encoding RING finger protein 44 isoform X3 gives MERPQCSQWDCPGVGTSSGPNGKEVSYHGNVGGSSVGYKPPPQHSPQSRGPPAHFPQESVGPPANSPPLHINICGQENAMRGPLLNMSPGLGASGVDMEYRRSSQATNQLPLSPVQIQPSPPYYRQPSQDDGRKSESPSRKRRRISRNGAVSGIEVRETTPPSPTPSLHTTPPPWEFSTAPQRRSPRNHMSTRGSPTIRNRYQRYTDSFGLSYPFVPGHTPHPPIHNSHHGIHNSHHNISHHNIHNSHHNMHNAHQTHPHHPPGTGHHPAQGANGPVVVDVGQVGVSGLGVAVSGEPLWHPQATGYRIPCQLHGIYTPTGAHAFAHSCQVTHHHNHYSAAHPTHPGHSLVGSIVGAASRGYPTPTGGPVAALHHAHAPPPPVHTTHYTAHHQLSQQREVELELIESHHHHRVGATAGAPLPLPHSYSPPALTQVNTPTPTPIFLSETRNSQLEMIQTRTRRTPSNVHTLRRPRTSRWRGTPPIAPATYSGFLLHFFAMLSNPPLSPYSQAELSSPDSATENYEALLSLAERLGEAKPRGLTRAEVEQLPSYKFNAETHQGDQTNCVVCMCDFEALQSLRVLPCSHEFHSKCIDKWLKSNRTCPICRGDAGEYFGNSGTGSD, from the exons GGATTGTCCTGGCGTCGGTACGTCTTCCGGGCCAAACGGCAAGGAAGTTTCGTATCACGGGAACGTAGGCGGGTCTAGTGTGGGGTACAAACCGCCCCCGCAGCACAGTCCGCAATCAAGAGGTCCACCGGCTCATTTTCCACAAGAGTCCGTGGGCCCACCGGCCAATTCTCCACCGTTGCACATTAACATTTGCGGGCAA GAGAATGCAATGCGTGGTCCATTATTGAACATGAGTCCAGGTCTTGGAGCTAGCGGCGTCGATATGGAATATCGTAGGAGTTCTCAAG CGACAAACCAGCTACCTCTGAGTCCTGTACAAATCCAGCCATCGCCGCCATATTACAGACAGCCTAGTCAAGACGATGGTAGAAAG AGTGAATCTCCTTCGAGGAAGCGCCGTCGAATATCCCGCAACGGTGCCGTTTCTGGAATAGAAGTTCGTGAAACTACGCCACCCTCGCCTACACCATCATTGCACACTACTCCGCCGCCATGGGAGTTCTCAACGGCGCCCCAGAGGCGATCACCTCGAAATCACATGTCGACACGCGGCAGTCCAACTATCAGAAATCGTTATCAACGATACACAGACTCGTTCGGCTTGTCTTACCCTTTCGTGCCCGGTCATACCCCTCATCCGCCCATTCACAACTCCCACCATGGGATTCACAATTCTCATCATAACATTTCGCACCATAATATACATAATTCGCATCATAATATGCATAACGCGCATCAGACGCATCCCCATCATCCACCTGGTACGGGACACCATCCCGCGCAAGGAGCAAACGGCCCTGTGGTCGTAGACGTCGGGCAAGTCGGTGTTTCCGGTTTGGGGGTTGCCGTTAGCGGAGAACCACTCTGGCATCCTCAGGCGACAGGTTACAGGATCCCATGCCAGCTGCACGGCATATACACACCGACCGGAGCACACGCGTTCGCACACTCGTGTCAg GTTACCCACCATCACAATCACTATTCAGCGGCTCATCCGACCCACCCAGGCCACAGCCTGGTCGGTTCAATAGTTGGCGCTGCATCCAGAGGATACCCAACACCAACCGGAGGTCCTGTAGCGGCTCTTCATCACGCTCACGCGCCTCCTCCACCCGTCCATACTACTCATTACACAGCGCACCATCAACTTTCCCAACAG CGAGAAGTTGAATTAGAGTTAATAGAATCCCATCATCATCATAGAGTGGGAGCTACAGCCGGTGCCCCATTACCATTACCACACTCGTATTCACCGCCAGCTCTAACTCAAGTTAACACTCCTACTCCTACTCCTATATTCTTATCAGAAACGAGGAACAGTCAATTGGAAATGATTCAAACCAGAACTCGGCGCACACCGTCCAACGTTCACACGCTCAGACGACCAAGGACGAGTAGATGGAGAGGTACGCCTCCGATAGCACCGGCTACTTATTCAGGATTCCTGTTACACTTCTT CGCAATGCTCAGCAATCCACCATTATCTCCGTACAGTCAGGCGGAACTATCTTCGCCAGACTCAGCGACCGAAAATTACGAAGCACTGCTCTCTTTGGCGGAGAGACTAGGAGAAGCTAAGCCACGAGGACTGACTCGGGCTGAAGTGGAGCAGTTACCCTCGTATAAATTCAACGCGGAAACGCACCAAGGAGACCAAACTAACTGCGTGGTCTGCATGTGCGACTTTGAGGCTCTGCAGTCACTGCGTGTTCTACCGTGCTCGCACGAATTCCATTCTAAATGCATCGACAAGTGGCTTAAA TCAAATCGAACGTGTCCAATATGTCGCGGGGATGCCGGAGAATACTTCGGAAACAGCGGTACCGGTAGCGACTGA
- the LOC126924077 gene encoding RING finger protein 44 isoform X1, which produces MNGPGSHQHRGLGMQGRYRAVVTAGTPAGPHSRPPAPPHARGGWHPHNQHPQHAQIPQQYTGNKEYPYRQCPPPRFHNGDCPGVGTSSGPNGKEVSYHGNVGGSSVGYKPPPQHSPQSRGPPAHFPQESVGPPANSPPLHINICGQENAMRGPLLNMSPGLGASGVDMEYRRSSQATNQLPLSPVQIQPSPPYYRQPSQDDGRKSESPSRKRRRISRNGAVSGIEVRETTPPSPTPSLHTTPPPWEFSTAPQRRSPRNHMSTRGSPTIRNRYQRYTDSFGLSYPFVPGHTPHPPIHNSHHGIHNSHHNISHHNIHNSHHNMHNAHQTHPHHPPGTGHHPAQGANGPVVVDVGQVGVSGLGVAVSGEPLWHPQATGYRIPCQLHGIYTPTGAHAFAHSCQVTHHHNHYSAAHPTHPGHSLVGSIVGAASRGYPTPTGGPVAALHHAHAPPPPVHTTHYTAHHQLSQQREVELELIESHHHHRVGATAGAPLPLPHSYSPPALTQVNTPTPTPIFLSETRNSQLEMIQTRTRRTPSNVHTLRRPRTSRWRGTPPIAPATYSGFLLHFFAMLSNPPLSPYSQAELSSPDSATENYEALLSLAERLGEAKPRGLTRAEVEQLPSYKFNAETHQGDQTNCVVCMCDFEALQSLRVLPCSHEFHSKCIDKWLKSNRTCPICRGDAGEYFGNSGTGSD; this is translated from the exons ATGAACGGCCCTGGGAGTCATCAGCATCGCGGCTTGGGCATGCAGGGACGTTATAGGGCCGTAGTAACTGCTGGCACCCCGGCAGGGCCCCACTCTCGACCCCCAGCGCCCCCTCACGCCCGCGGTGGATGGCACCCTCATAATCAGCACCCTCAGCACGCCCAGATACCTCAGCAATACACCGGCAACAAGGAATACCCGTATCGACAATGTCCACCACCACGCTTCCATAACGG GGATTGTCCTGGCGTCGGTACGTCTTCCGGGCCAAACGGCAAGGAAGTTTCGTATCACGGGAACGTAGGCGGGTCTAGTGTGGGGTACAAACCGCCCCCGCAGCACAGTCCGCAATCAAGAGGTCCACCGGCTCATTTTCCACAAGAGTCCGTGGGCCCACCGGCCAATTCTCCACCGTTGCACATTAACATTTGCGGGCAA GAGAATGCAATGCGTGGTCCATTATTGAACATGAGTCCAGGTCTTGGAGCTAGCGGCGTCGATATGGAATATCGTAGGAGTTCTCAAG CGACAAACCAGCTACCTCTGAGTCCTGTACAAATCCAGCCATCGCCGCCATATTACAGACAGCCTAGTCAAGACGATGGTAGAAAG AGTGAATCTCCTTCGAGGAAGCGCCGTCGAATATCCCGCAACGGTGCCGTTTCTGGAATAGAAGTTCGTGAAACTACGCCACCCTCGCCTACACCATCATTGCACACTACTCCGCCGCCATGGGAGTTCTCAACGGCGCCCCAGAGGCGATCACCTCGAAATCACATGTCGACACGCGGCAGTCCAACTATCAGAAATCGTTATCAACGATACACAGACTCGTTCGGCTTGTCTTACCCTTTCGTGCCCGGTCATACCCCTCATCCGCCCATTCACAACTCCCACCATGGGATTCACAATTCTCATCATAACATTTCGCACCATAATATACATAATTCGCATCATAATATGCATAACGCGCATCAGACGCATCCCCATCATCCACCTGGTACGGGACACCATCCCGCGCAAGGAGCAAACGGCCCTGTGGTCGTAGACGTCGGGCAAGTCGGTGTTTCCGGTTTGGGGGTTGCCGTTAGCGGAGAACCACTCTGGCATCCTCAGGCGACAGGTTACAGGATCCCATGCCAGCTGCACGGCATATACACACCGACCGGAGCACACGCGTTCGCACACTCGTGTCAg GTTACCCACCATCACAATCACTATTCAGCGGCTCATCCGACCCACCCAGGCCACAGCCTGGTCGGTTCAATAGTTGGCGCTGCATCCAGAGGATACCCAACACCAACCGGAGGTCCTGTAGCGGCTCTTCATCACGCTCACGCGCCTCCTCCACCCGTCCATACTACTCATTACACAGCGCACCATCAACTTTCCCAACAG CGAGAAGTTGAATTAGAGTTAATAGAATCCCATCATCATCATAGAGTGGGAGCTACAGCCGGTGCCCCATTACCATTACCACACTCGTATTCACCGCCAGCTCTAACTCAAGTTAACACTCCTACTCCTACTCCTATATTCTTATCAGAAACGAGGAACAGTCAATTGGAAATGATTCAAACCAGAACTCGGCGCACACCGTCCAACGTTCACACGCTCAGACGACCAAGGACGAGTAGATGGAGAGGTACGCCTCCGATAGCACCGGCTACTTATTCAGGATTCCTGTTACACTTCTT CGCAATGCTCAGCAATCCACCATTATCTCCGTACAGTCAGGCGGAACTATCTTCGCCAGACTCAGCGACCGAAAATTACGAAGCACTGCTCTCTTTGGCGGAGAGACTAGGAGAAGCTAAGCCACGAGGACTGACTCGGGCTGAAGTGGAGCAGTTACCCTCGTATAAATTCAACGCGGAAACGCACCAAGGAGACCAAACTAACTGCGTGGTCTGCATGTGCGACTTTGAGGCTCTGCAGTCACTGCGTGTTCTACCGTGCTCGCACGAATTCCATTCTAAATGCATCGACAAGTGGCTTAAA TCAAATCGAACGTGTCCAATATGTCGCGGGGATGCCGGAGAATACTTCGGAAACAGCGGTACCGGTAGCGACTGA
- the LOC126924077 gene encoding RING finger protein 44 isoform X2 yields the protein MTATRECYPIRDCPGVGTSSGPNGKEVSYHGNVGGSSVGYKPPPQHSPQSRGPPAHFPQESVGPPANSPPLHINICGQENAMRGPLLNMSPGLGASGVDMEYRRSSQATNQLPLSPVQIQPSPPYYRQPSQDDGRKSESPSRKRRRISRNGAVSGIEVRETTPPSPTPSLHTTPPPWEFSTAPQRRSPRNHMSTRGSPTIRNRYQRYTDSFGLSYPFVPGHTPHPPIHNSHHGIHNSHHNISHHNIHNSHHNMHNAHQTHPHHPPGTGHHPAQGANGPVVVDVGQVGVSGLGVAVSGEPLWHPQATGYRIPCQLHGIYTPTGAHAFAHSCQVTHHHNHYSAAHPTHPGHSLVGSIVGAASRGYPTPTGGPVAALHHAHAPPPPVHTTHYTAHHQLSQQREVELELIESHHHHRVGATAGAPLPLPHSYSPPALTQVNTPTPTPIFLSETRNSQLEMIQTRTRRTPSNVHTLRRPRTSRWRGTPPIAPATYSGFLLHFFAMLSNPPLSPYSQAELSSPDSATENYEALLSLAERLGEAKPRGLTRAEVEQLPSYKFNAETHQGDQTNCVVCMCDFEALQSLRVLPCSHEFHSKCIDKWLKSNRTCPICRGDAGEYFGNSGTGSD from the exons GGATTGTCCTGGCGTCGGTACGTCTTCCGGGCCAAACGGCAAGGAAGTTTCGTATCACGGGAACGTAGGCGGGTCTAGTGTGGGGTACAAACCGCCCCCGCAGCACAGTCCGCAATCAAGAGGTCCACCGGCTCATTTTCCACAAGAGTCCGTGGGCCCACCGGCCAATTCTCCACCGTTGCACATTAACATTTGCGGGCAA GAGAATGCAATGCGTGGTCCATTATTGAACATGAGTCCAGGTCTTGGAGCTAGCGGCGTCGATATGGAATATCGTAGGAGTTCTCAAG CGACAAACCAGCTACCTCTGAGTCCTGTACAAATCCAGCCATCGCCGCCATATTACAGACAGCCTAGTCAAGACGATGGTAGAAAG AGTGAATCTCCTTCGAGGAAGCGCCGTCGAATATCCCGCAACGGTGCCGTTTCTGGAATAGAAGTTCGTGAAACTACGCCACCCTCGCCTACACCATCATTGCACACTACTCCGCCGCCATGGGAGTTCTCAACGGCGCCCCAGAGGCGATCACCTCGAAATCACATGTCGACACGCGGCAGTCCAACTATCAGAAATCGTTATCAACGATACACAGACTCGTTCGGCTTGTCTTACCCTTTCGTGCCCGGTCATACCCCTCATCCGCCCATTCACAACTCCCACCATGGGATTCACAATTCTCATCATAACATTTCGCACCATAATATACATAATTCGCATCATAATATGCATAACGCGCATCAGACGCATCCCCATCATCCACCTGGTACGGGACACCATCCCGCGCAAGGAGCAAACGGCCCTGTGGTCGTAGACGTCGGGCAAGTCGGTGTTTCCGGTTTGGGGGTTGCCGTTAGCGGAGAACCACTCTGGCATCCTCAGGCGACAGGTTACAGGATCCCATGCCAGCTGCACGGCATATACACACCGACCGGAGCACACGCGTTCGCACACTCGTGTCAg GTTACCCACCATCACAATCACTATTCAGCGGCTCATCCGACCCACCCAGGCCACAGCCTGGTCGGTTCAATAGTTGGCGCTGCATCCAGAGGATACCCAACACCAACCGGAGGTCCTGTAGCGGCTCTTCATCACGCTCACGCGCCTCCTCCACCCGTCCATACTACTCATTACACAGCGCACCATCAACTTTCCCAACAG CGAGAAGTTGAATTAGAGTTAATAGAATCCCATCATCATCATAGAGTGGGAGCTACAGCCGGTGCCCCATTACCATTACCACACTCGTATTCACCGCCAGCTCTAACTCAAGTTAACACTCCTACTCCTACTCCTATATTCTTATCAGAAACGAGGAACAGTCAATTGGAAATGATTCAAACCAGAACTCGGCGCACACCGTCCAACGTTCACACGCTCAGACGACCAAGGACGAGTAGATGGAGAGGTACGCCTCCGATAGCACCGGCTACTTATTCAGGATTCCTGTTACACTTCTT CGCAATGCTCAGCAATCCACCATTATCTCCGTACAGTCAGGCGGAACTATCTTCGCCAGACTCAGCGACCGAAAATTACGAAGCACTGCTCTCTTTGGCGGAGAGACTAGGAGAAGCTAAGCCACGAGGACTGACTCGGGCTGAAGTGGAGCAGTTACCCTCGTATAAATTCAACGCGGAAACGCACCAAGGAGACCAAACTAACTGCGTGGTCTGCATGTGCGACTTTGAGGCTCTGCAGTCACTGCGTGTTCTACCGTGCTCGCACGAATTCCATTCTAAATGCATCGACAAGTGGCTTAAA TCAAATCGAACGTGTCCAATATGTCGCGGGGATGCCGGAGAATACTTCGGAAACAGCGGTACCGGTAGCGACTGA
- the LOC126924077 gene encoding RING finger protein 44 isoform X4: MLDCPGVGTSSGPNGKEVSYHGNVGGSSVGYKPPPQHSPQSRGPPAHFPQESVGPPANSPPLHINICGQENAMRGPLLNMSPGLGASGVDMEYRRSSQATNQLPLSPVQIQPSPPYYRQPSQDDGRKSESPSRKRRRISRNGAVSGIEVRETTPPSPTPSLHTTPPPWEFSTAPQRRSPRNHMSTRGSPTIRNRYQRYTDSFGLSYPFVPGHTPHPPIHNSHHGIHNSHHNISHHNIHNSHHNMHNAHQTHPHHPPGTGHHPAQGANGPVVVDVGQVGVSGLGVAVSGEPLWHPQATGYRIPCQLHGIYTPTGAHAFAHSCQVTHHHNHYSAAHPTHPGHSLVGSIVGAASRGYPTPTGGPVAALHHAHAPPPPVHTTHYTAHHQLSQQREVELELIESHHHHRVGATAGAPLPLPHSYSPPALTQVNTPTPTPIFLSETRNSQLEMIQTRTRRTPSNVHTLRRPRTSRWRGTPPIAPATYSGFLLHFFAMLSNPPLSPYSQAELSSPDSATENYEALLSLAERLGEAKPRGLTRAEVEQLPSYKFNAETHQGDQTNCVVCMCDFEALQSLRVLPCSHEFHSKCIDKWLKSNRTCPICRGDAGEYFGNSGTGSD, translated from the exons ATGTT GGATTGTCCTGGCGTCGGTACGTCTTCCGGGCCAAACGGCAAGGAAGTTTCGTATCACGGGAACGTAGGCGGGTCTAGTGTGGGGTACAAACCGCCCCCGCAGCACAGTCCGCAATCAAGAGGTCCACCGGCTCATTTTCCACAAGAGTCCGTGGGCCCACCGGCCAATTCTCCACCGTTGCACATTAACATTTGCGGGCAA GAGAATGCAATGCGTGGTCCATTATTGAACATGAGTCCAGGTCTTGGAGCTAGCGGCGTCGATATGGAATATCGTAGGAGTTCTCAAG CGACAAACCAGCTACCTCTGAGTCCTGTACAAATCCAGCCATCGCCGCCATATTACAGACAGCCTAGTCAAGACGATGGTAGAAAG AGTGAATCTCCTTCGAGGAAGCGCCGTCGAATATCCCGCAACGGTGCCGTTTCTGGAATAGAAGTTCGTGAAACTACGCCACCCTCGCCTACACCATCATTGCACACTACTCCGCCGCCATGGGAGTTCTCAACGGCGCCCCAGAGGCGATCACCTCGAAATCACATGTCGACACGCGGCAGTCCAACTATCAGAAATCGTTATCAACGATACACAGACTCGTTCGGCTTGTCTTACCCTTTCGTGCCCGGTCATACCCCTCATCCGCCCATTCACAACTCCCACCATGGGATTCACAATTCTCATCATAACATTTCGCACCATAATATACATAATTCGCATCATAATATGCATAACGCGCATCAGACGCATCCCCATCATCCACCTGGTACGGGACACCATCCCGCGCAAGGAGCAAACGGCCCTGTGGTCGTAGACGTCGGGCAAGTCGGTGTTTCCGGTTTGGGGGTTGCCGTTAGCGGAGAACCACTCTGGCATCCTCAGGCGACAGGTTACAGGATCCCATGCCAGCTGCACGGCATATACACACCGACCGGAGCACACGCGTTCGCACACTCGTGTCAg GTTACCCACCATCACAATCACTATTCAGCGGCTCATCCGACCCACCCAGGCCACAGCCTGGTCGGTTCAATAGTTGGCGCTGCATCCAGAGGATACCCAACACCAACCGGAGGTCCTGTAGCGGCTCTTCATCACGCTCACGCGCCTCCTCCACCCGTCCATACTACTCATTACACAGCGCACCATCAACTTTCCCAACAG CGAGAAGTTGAATTAGAGTTAATAGAATCCCATCATCATCATAGAGTGGGAGCTACAGCCGGTGCCCCATTACCATTACCACACTCGTATTCACCGCCAGCTCTAACTCAAGTTAACACTCCTACTCCTACTCCTATATTCTTATCAGAAACGAGGAACAGTCAATTGGAAATGATTCAAACCAGAACTCGGCGCACACCGTCCAACGTTCACACGCTCAGACGACCAAGGACGAGTAGATGGAGAGGTACGCCTCCGATAGCACCGGCTACTTATTCAGGATTCCTGTTACACTTCTT CGCAATGCTCAGCAATCCACCATTATCTCCGTACAGTCAGGCGGAACTATCTTCGCCAGACTCAGCGACCGAAAATTACGAAGCACTGCTCTCTTTGGCGGAGAGACTAGGAGAAGCTAAGCCACGAGGACTGACTCGGGCTGAAGTGGAGCAGTTACCCTCGTATAAATTCAACGCGGAAACGCACCAAGGAGACCAAACTAACTGCGTGGTCTGCATGTGCGACTTTGAGGCTCTGCAGTCACTGCGTGTTCTACCGTGCTCGCACGAATTCCATTCTAAATGCATCGACAAGTGGCTTAAA TCAAATCGAACGTGTCCAATATGTCGCGGGGATGCCGGAGAATACTTCGGAAACAGCGGTACCGGTAGCGACTGA